The following coding sequences are from one Cygnus olor isolate bCygOlo1 chromosome 2, bCygOlo1.pri.v2, whole genome shotgun sequence window:
- the RPP38 gene encoding ribonuclease P protein subunit p38, which produces MPVIPQGTASLRKAKKTTVKTCLDNPFDIQWKTIDGDSMHFILQTLEERIKQIGLKKVEAPRKKKRSSTKKQMERKCDAKCDASNDLPTEEETEGNRPAPGWTDITIRRQLAIGVNEVTKALEKNELLLLLVCKSAKPAMITSHLIQLSASQDTPAGQVPRLSETIAPLLGLTSVLALGFKRQSDKFTDVIEAIIPKIPALEVPWFQYRTEGSAANADSSEIHEPEQLAETVEDEQTSQKRKRTESNQLDLSNVILQPLKIKKVVPNPNKMKKPPRKKKKAFSA; this is translated from the coding sequence ATGCCTGTAATTCCGCAAGGGACAGCATCGCTTcgtaaagcaaagaaaaccactGTAAAAACGTGTCTAGATAACCCCTTTGATATTCAGTGGAAAACCATAGATGGAGATAGCATGCATTTTATATTACAGACTTTAGAAGAAAGGATTAAACAGATTGGACTTAAAAAGGTAGAGgctccaaggaagaaaaagcgTTCCagtacaaaaaaacaaatggaaagaaagtgtGATGCAAAGTGTGATGCTAGCAACGACCTCCCtacagaagaggaaacagaaggcAATCGACCAGCACCAGGATGGACTGACATAACTATCAGAAGACAACTTGCGATTGGAGTTAATGAAGTTACAAaagcattggaaaaaaatgaactactACTTCTGCTGGTTTGCAAATCTGCAAAGCCTGCCATGATCACATCGCATCTTATCCAGCTGAGCGCAAGTCAAGACACACCGGCAGGCCAGGTTCCCCGACTCAGTGAAACAATAGCACCACTTCTTGGCTTAACATCCGTTTTAGCACTAGGCTTTAAAAGGCAGTCTGATAAATTTACTGATGTAATAGAAGCAATAATTCCAAAGATACCAGCTTTGGAAGTGCCATGGTTTCAGTATAGAACTGAAGGATCCGCAGCAAATGCAGATTCTTCAGAAATTCATGAACCTGAGCAGCTTGCGGAGACAGTGGAGGATGAGCAAACAAGCCAGAAGCGGAAGCGTACAGAAAGCAATCAGCTCGATCTTTCAAATGTGATTTTACAGCCTTTGAAAATCAAGAAAGTTGTTCCAAATCCAAATAAGATGAAGAAACCACCTcgcaaaaagaaaaaagccttttcagcATAA